The Dehalococcoidia bacterium genomic sequence CGGCGATTTTCGGGAGTTCGAGAACACGTCACGCCCTCATCATCAGTAAATCCTTGATTCACCGCTTTCCAACTCCAGCAATCCCTTGTGTCAGTATTGCGAGCTCTTGCCTTGGCCAATATACACCACCGGACTCGGCGTTAAATAGGCATTGGCGATGCCAGTATAGGCATTAGTAAAAGCAGCGCCTCTACCGAACATAGCTACTCCCGGCTTGCCAGTGATCCTGGACCAGCCATCAGCAGCGGTAGCAGCACCTTGCTCACTACGCATACCTATGACCTTAATGCCATTGGCCTCACAGCCCTCATAGCAAGCCGCTAATCCGATCACACATAGCGTGAAAACACATTCCACCCCC encodes the following:
- a CDS encoding thiamine pyrophosphate-binding protein; the encoded protein is MTTANGGYLTARALKAEGVECVFTLCVIGLAACYEGCEANGIKVIGMRSEQGAATAADGWSRITGKPGVAMFGRGAAFTNAYTGIANAYLTPSPVVYIGQGKSSQY